One window of Desulfitobacterium chlororespirans DSM 11544 genomic DNA carries:
- a CDS encoding bifunctional 3'-5' exonuclease/DNA polymerase has protein sequence MDLNAMDIKRILHPADLVPYMEKLTAAKVIAVDTETTGLDPHTCQLRLIQLAAEDLPVLVIDCFSFLPEGRELINAILSTSGVKVFQNAKFDLQFLMALDIFPPTLFDTMLASQLLRGSGGPVQSNLKALAQHYLNEDLDKEEQTSNWQGELTESQILYAARDAEILLRLRKVMIPQILENHLTQIAEIEFRCVKAMAHLEYRGIYLDRQKWQELYEKTEAERKTALDELYTYVERPLMQMSLWGEDVAINQNFESQQFVLNVLHEHGIPVAATAKQDLYPHRRHPLVKTLLSYRKAAKSISAFLQPFTPLIHPVTGRLHPRYGQISAWSGRMSCWNPNIQQIPRDSEFRACFAAPPGRKLILADYSQIELRVAAQISGDTRMISAYQQGEDLHLLTASLVAHKPIAEITPQERQAAKAVNFGLIFGMGAPGLQQYAQQNYGVEMSLEQATEFRERFFKAYTGIHRWHQSIKAHLPKEGRTLAGRKFVYYEKAGLPGYYNTPVQGTAADIVKKALGLLIERLAGTATYIVGIVHDEILLESPAEEAHTMAALLKSTMEEAANAILPRVPTKVDVLVSESWAEK, from the coding sequence ATGGATCTAAACGCTATGGATATAAAACGCATCCTCCACCCTGCTGATCTGGTGCCCTATATGGAAAAGCTGACAGCCGCCAAGGTCATCGCGGTGGATACCGAGACCACCGGACTGGACCCCCACACCTGCCAGCTCCGGCTGATCCAGTTGGCAGCGGAAGACCTCCCGGTGCTTGTGATCGACTGCTTTTCTTTCCTGCCCGAAGGCCGGGAGCTTATCAACGCTATCCTATCCACTTCAGGCGTCAAAGTCTTTCAGAATGCCAAGTTCGATCTGCAATTTCTGATGGCACTGGACATCTTTCCCCCAACTCTCTTTGATACCATGCTGGCCTCCCAGCTTCTGCGGGGCTCAGGGGGCCCTGTTCAGTCCAATTTGAAGGCGCTGGCCCAGCATTATTTAAATGAGGATCTGGATAAAGAGGAACAGACCAGCAACTGGCAGGGAGAGCTGACGGAATCCCAGATCCTCTATGCCGCCCGGGATGCGGAGATTCTCCTGAGACTGCGCAAGGTGATGATCCCGCAAATCCTGGAAAACCACCTGACCCAAATCGCCGAGATCGAGTTCCGTTGCGTCAAAGCCATGGCCCATCTTGAGTACCGGGGTATCTATCTTGATCGGCAAAAATGGCAGGAGCTTTATGAGAAAACGGAGGCAGAACGTAAAACAGCCCTTGACGAGCTCTATACCTATGTAGAAAGGCCTCTGATGCAGATGAGCCTCTGGGGGGAAGACGTGGCCATCAATCAAAACTTTGAAAGCCAGCAATTTGTTTTGAACGTACTGCACGAGCACGGCATTCCGGTGGCTGCTACGGCCAAACAAGACCTCTATCCCCATCGCCGGCATCCCTTAGTTAAAACTCTGCTCTCTTACCGGAAAGCCGCCAAATCCATCTCCGCCTTTTTGCAGCCTTTTACACCCCTGATCCACCCAGTGACGGGACGGCTCCATCCCCGCTACGGCCAGATCAGCGCCTGGAGCGGCAGAATGAGCTGCTGGAATCCCAACATCCAGCAAATTCCCCGGGATTCGGAATTCAGAGCCTGTTTTGCCGCACCACCGGGGCGGAAATTAATTTTAGCCGATTATTCCCAGATCGAATTGCGGGTAGCAGCCCAAATCTCCGGAGATACCCGGATGATTTCAGCCTATCAGCAAGGCGAGGACCTGCATCTGCTGACCGCTTCCCTTGTCGCTCATAAACCCATTGCGGAAATAACCCCACAAGAGCGTCAGGCTGCCAAAGCCGTGAATTTCGGATTGATCTTCGGCATGGGGGCACCCGGACTCCAGCAATACGCCCAGCAAAATTACGGTGTGGAGATGTCCCTGGAACAAGCAACAGAATTCCGGGAGCGTTTTTTCAAAGCCTATACCGGAATCCACCGCTGGCACCAGTCCATTAAGGCTCATCTCCCGAAAGAAGGGCGAACCTTGGCCGGCAGAAAATTCGTCTATTATGAAAAAGCCGGGTTGCCCGGATACTATAATACACCTGTCCAGGGAACCGCGGCGGATATTGTGAAAAAAGCCTTAGGGCTTTTGATTGAACGCTTAGCGGGAACCGCTACCTATATCGTCGGCATCGTTCATGATGAGATTCTGCTGGAAAGCCCGGCGGAAGAAGCTCATACAATGGCTGCCTTACTTAAGTCGACCATGGAAGAAGCCGCTAACGCCATTTTACCCAGGGTGCCGACGAAAGTGGATGTGCTGGTTTCAGAGAGCTGGGCGGAGAAGTAG